In the genome of Vicia villosa cultivar HV-30 ecotype Madison, WI linkage group LG7, Vvil1.0, whole genome shotgun sequence, one region contains:
- the LOC131615656 gene encoding uncharacterized protein LOC131615656, translating to MALWFILLLTLFAVCEAQTTTAAFNQTDLQTAMSDMRSRSYYGFVILLKIFNSLPNSLQNNDLTFLMPNDEDLSHFSITPDELHDFVLSHSIPTPLLLNHLMHFPNGSVVPSGLPSKVISITNSGRAGLFVNNARIVTPNVCQNSQIRCHGISAALTFENGIPFHRLPEPRGTSKNSNESNSTPSVKKMSMPHFK from the coding sequence ATGGCTCTTTGGTTTATACTTCTGCTTACACTCTTTGCAGTTTGTGAAGCTCAAACCACAACAGCTGCGTTTAACCAAACCGACCTGCAGACAGCCATGTCGGACATGAGAAGTCGGTCTTATTATGGATTTGTCATCCTCCTCAAAATTTTCAACAGCCTGCCAAACTCACTGCAAAACAATGATCTCACATTCCTAATGCCAAATGATGAAGATTTATCTCATTTCTCAATAACCCCGGATGAACTCCATGATTTCGTGCTTAGCCACTCTATTCCAACACCATTACTGCTCAATCATCTAATGCATTTCCCAAACGGCTCTGTAGTCCCCTCTGGCCTTCCAAGCAAGGTGATCAGCATCACCAACAGTGGCAGAGCAGGTTTGTTTGTTAACAATGCAAGGATTGTTACACCAAATGTGTGCCAAAACTCTCAAATAAGGTGCCATGGAATTAGTGCTGCTTTGACATTTGAGAATGGTATTCCTTTTCACCGTCTTCCAGAACCTAGGGGTACATCAAAGAACAGCAATGAGTCAAATTCAACCCCATCTGTTAAGAAAATGAGCATGCCACATTTCAAGTGA
- the LOC131615655 gene encoding OBERON-like protein — MLPPRQQSRVGGLQTSLSLVPLDPHLSPEDPRSNSDNLRESPTESASSRETWPTADAIAAKKMENGKADIDCPDQSVIRRVSSADRISLQDIARERVDVICDRMHRLPDEFLDELKNGLRSILEGGNGSQHRDEFFILQKLVQTRSDLTAKTLTRAHRVQLEILVSINTGIQGFLHPSISLSQTSLIEIFLYKRCRNIACQNQLPADECSCDTCTNSNGFCNLCMCVICSKFDFEVNTCRWIGCDLCSHWTHTDCAIREQLICMGPSLKSGSGPSEMVFRCQACSRTSELLGWVKDVFQHCAPSWDGDALIRELDFVSRIFHGSKDQRGMNLFWKCDDLKEKLKSRKMDSKVACRTILMVFQELDMDSSKNLENAESGRLIAPQEACNRIAEVVQEAIRKMEFVADEKMRMFKKARLAVEACDRELADKAREAGDLKVERQKKKSQIEELERIVRLKNAEADMFQMKANEAKREAERLQRIALAKSDKSEEEYTSNYLKQKLSEAEAEKQYLYEKIKLQESSRLSQSSGDPSSMLMYSKIHDLLYNGPPKADSQSNDCHPFRTNP, encoded by the exons ATGCTCCCTCCGCGACAGCAATCTCGAGTTGGAGGACTGCAAACATCTTTGTCGTTGGTTCCTTTAGATCCGCACTTGTCTCCTGAGGATCCTAGGTCGAATTCTGATAATCTTCGAGAATCTCCTACTGAAAGTGCTAGTTCTAGAGAAACCTGGCCTACTGCTGATGCAATTGCTGCAAAGAAGATGGAGAATGGAAAAGCTGATATTGATTGTCCAGATCAGTCGGTTATTCGTCGTGTTTCGAGTGCGGACAGAATTAGTCTCCAGGATATTGCCAGAGAAAGAGTGGATGTAATATGTGATAGAATGCACCGTCTACCTGATGAGTTTCTAGATGAGCTGAAAAATGGACTTCGATCTATCCTTGAGGGAGGGAATGGCTCGCAGCATAGAGACGAGTTTTTCATTTTGCAGAAGCTTGTTCAGACTAGATCTGATTTAACAGCCAAGACATTGACTCGAGCACATCGAGTGCAGCTTGAAATTCTTGTTTCTATAAATACTGGAATTCAGGGATTTTTACATCCTAGCATCAGTCTGTCGCAGACATCACTGATTGAAATATTTCTGTACAAGAGGTGCAGAAACATAGCTTGCCAAAACCAGCTTCCGGCTGATGAGTGTTCTTGTGATACATGCACTAACAGCAATGGCTTCTGCAATCTTTGCATGTGTGTTATCTGCAGCAAGTTTGACTTTGAAGTAAATACTTGCCGCTGGATTGGATGTGATTTATGTTCTCATTGGACTCACACAGATTGTGCCATTCGTGAGCAACTTATCTGCATGGGTCCTTCTCTTAAGAGTGGATCAGGGCCAAGCGAAATGGTTTTCAGGTGTCAAGCATGCAGTAGGACTTCAGAACTATTGGGCTGGGTTAAAGATGTCTTCCAGCACTGTGCACCATCATGGGATGGAGATGCCTTGATAAGGGAGCTTGATTTTGTTAGTAGGATCTTTCATGGTAGTAAAGACCAACGTGGGATGAATCTCTTTTGGAAGTGTGATGATCTCAAGGAAAAACTGAAAAGTAGAAAAATGGATTCTAAAGTAGCATGTAGGACAATATTGATGGTTTTCCAAG AGCTTGACATGGACTCCTCAAAGAACCTAGAAAATGCAGAAAGTGGAAGGCTGATTGCTCCGCAGGAGGCATGCAATAGAATTGCTGAAGTGGTGCAGGAGGCTATACGAAAGATGGAATTTGTAGCTGATGAGAAGATGAGGATGTTCAAGAAGGCTCGCTTAGCTGTTGAGGCTTGTGATCGTGAATTAGCAGACAAGGCCAGAGAAGCAGGAGATCTCAAGGTGGAGAGGCAAAAAAAGAAGTCACAGATTGAAGAACTAGAGAGAATTGTGAGGCTTAAAAATGCAGAGGCTGATATGTTCCAAATGAAGGCTAATGAGGCCAAACGAGAGGCTGAGAGGCTCCAGAGAATTGCTCTTGCCAAGTCTGATAAATCAGAGGAAGAATATACCAGCAACTATTTGAAACAGAAGTTAAGTGAGGCTGAGGCTGAGAAGCAATATTTGTATGAGAAAATCAAATTGCAGGAGAGTTCTCGCTTATCGCAGAGCAGTGGTGATCCATCTTCAATGCTGATGTATTCCAAAATCCATGATCTTCTATATAACGGTCCTCCCAAGGCAGACAGTCAATCTAATGACTGTCACCCTTTCCGTACCAATCCATGA